AAATAGATcagttttagatcatttttacaTCACTCTCTCATTCAAATACCTCAGTGAGGTCTAAAAGGATTGGAGaggatgattttaatgtttccTTTTACCTCAAGTTGTTTGATCCTCTCCTCATCCTCACATATTTGTCCCTCATCCACCTCAATGGCTTTCCTCATCACAGAAGCCATTTCATTGATCTTGTCAATGTGCACTTGCATCTcctacaagacaaaaaaaaaaaaaaagagaataagaAGATGGATAAATATGAGTCCAAAACAGTTTGACAAGAGAAAtacaacttcatttttttctcctttaagtCATAAGTCTTAACTGGCCAAACCACAGCAACTATTATGCAACCTCTGacccaaattaaatcaaaattgagGTGTGTGTGGGCTCTCTAACCGTGGTGTGTTGCTCTTTGAGCTGGGTGACGATGGTAGGGTCGTCCTTCTTACTGGCCATTAGAAGCCTAAACACCTGCTCCCTGTATTTGGTCATAATGAGCTCTAGTGCAGACTGGTGTTCCTCCAACGACGACCGTAGCTctgcagaaagaaagaaatgctTTACATTGTTAAATTATCAGCATTGAGTCTAACAAcctaattttaaatattaacgTTTCTAGAAACACTTTCTATGAAATACTGTAACTAAATGAGTCCATATGTTCTGGGTTAGGTTTCTCCAATAAAgtgttttattgcacagtgacctttgttttcctgctgcagctctcTGATCTGACGGTTCTCCTGTTGAATCCCTAAGACCAGACTGGAACGAGGTCGATGTCGTGCCACCTGGTTTAATGCATCGATCTCCTCTTGATACTATtaaccagaaaaaaaacacaccacaacaacaatgaaacaATTTGAAAAGTGTGACCAATAATCACGTCAAAGCCATATTTATGTAGGGCGATCATGATCATGAAACACACTGAattgttttattgtcttttctTAATTTAAAGCATGGCCCCAACATGGCATGGAAATCCcttacatgcatgttttgggacaatatcacacatttacatgctatttttctttgaaaaacgAGTGACTGAACGCCtagaacaggaaaaaataaataaataaatcagcttTCTCTCATTCTTCTCTGATTTTCCTGAGTGATTTCAATGTGCGTTTGAAAAATCTTTTACTTtttacaactacattttttaattcttcttgTGTAATCAAGCGTCTGAAAAGTGTGTCATTTTTTCTATGTCTCCTTGGGAACATTTGCGTCAATAAAAAAAGTGTAACGTTACCTGTTTCATGGCCTCCACTCGCTTGTTGAGAGACGTTGTCTGCTCTATTAACATTTCGGCTGCATTGTCATGGTTACGCAGTCTTTCCACTAGTGATTTGGCATCTGACAGGACCTTCTCTAGGGTACAATTCATACCTGGGGAGATGGATATTGGTATTAAAAACTTTGGCATATGGGAAAACAACAATGCACAGTGAGCTTAAAGAAGATTTTTGGttacaccaaaaataaaacaatgcaacaGTTGCTtattacttaaagctgcaggagacaATATTTTTATAATCAGATAaaaaagacatagtgtaggcctcagtGATCAATAAATAGCAGatcatttgctcgaaaaaaaaaaagatgtaagaGGTTGAATTTGCTGCGACGACATTTGTTCTGAACTTCACTATAAACAGTCCATTTATTGACATGTAAAACCCCTTTTATGCATCTGTTTAAGAGACTCCACATCCCGTAATGCAATAAGCGAAACTTTTgagacaatgtcaataagagtctGTTTAAAGTTCTAATTTCAAGCAGAATTTCACATCTTTTTTCCCCCAGCAAATATTAATCAATCTATACACGTCGTATACTatgtctttatttgataaaacattatagtctccagcagctttaaattattctatattGTAATATGAcaacagtaaatattttttttacactgtttGAAAGTTCTTTTCGGTGACTACCTAGTAAATAATACCGATCTCAATCAATCTTAATCCTTGTGCCAATATTAACTGATATATAAAATACCAACACGTGCCTTAACTGTCTCTatcaatgcacacacacacggtcaaaAGCTGCAAATACAATACAAACCTTTGCATAATAGTCTCTCACAACAATAACAATCATAAATGATAAAGGTTTTACACTTATAACCAACTTTAACTTCCATTTCAtgtaatacaattttttttaaaaaaataatttacaatacAAAACAAGGATAATAAGTAACACTAAGTTGAAACTACTTTAAAACATTCATTGATTGCTATAATACTgtcaataaaattaaataaggtaaatatatatacatatatttatttaatgatagAATAAGCCTAGCATAGTTTGAACtgaactttggatttttttttttaattcatttttaatcaggCAATAAACAGGAAAAGCTAACAACATGACATCAAACTCTTCTTTATTATCTGATATAAAGTTGAAATGCATGACTTGGCAAAAATCTAATAATTCCCTGGTGACACTAGTGACAGCTGATGAGTCAGCTTTCTGTCTCACGCTTGAAGTAGCTCGTCTTGGAAAAGTCAATTTTGacgaacaaaaataaatacttgtaCAAATTAAAACGTTTTAAACACAGTGGTCGAGTTCACTGAAACGTTTCATGCGGATTACATAATATTAATTCCCTTAAAAAAGCgattaaaaagagaaaatctGTGGCAATCACTTCCATCCATGGTTTTCATGTTATGATAAAGTCACACCACTGATTCTTAGATGAACAACAAACAATTATCAACCATAAATGAAGATTTTTACTCATACCTGGAGAAGTCATCGAGTAAGATGATATTTAAGTCCGTTACTTCCTGTTGATGTATGGCAGCTAACATTAGCTACAGGCTACAACACATAGCTAAATGAGCCCCGACCACTAAGAATATAAATAAGACTCTGATAAACTTCTCccgtaaattaaaaaaaaagtagtccACAATAGGAAGATATTAACACCAACACTTTGCTGGTAGGTTGTACTGTCCGTAGATGAATGTAAACATTATCTGACGGATTAGTTCAACCAGAATGTAAAATCCAGCTTCTAAAGTCTCGTATAATTCTGCGATACTTTAGCCTCTCGCGAGACTGTGCGGGATTTGGTTGCGTTACAGAAGCTATGGCGGATCGGCTAACGCAACTTCAAGACGCTGTGAACTCGGTACGGCACATGTTAATATTTAATTGCACAATCTATCATAAAATGTAGACGATAATACGTTGACGTGTTGTTGATAATTACAGTATATGTTTAGTGTAGCAGAAAATGAGCTTTCAGTGAAATTCTTGTTTGACAACACCATCACCTACCTACTAGCTAAACTAGCTAAACCAGCTAAAAAACAGCAGACTGAAGTTTGAACCAACAATGTTCACTTCGTAGAAGGATAATAGTTTATTCGGAATGTCCAGACTCCTAGAAAAGGTATTCATTTTCCTCTAGAGGGATTTGATAAGACTTTAAAATCCCCCAAAGAGATTTGTTGTGAAAATAATCCCAGTTTTTCCTTTAGCCCTGGCTCCAGTTTGTGATCATTAGTCCATCGTGCCTTTAAATTAAAATAGTAGGGTTCCTCTGCATTCAAACTCTACGTATTACTATTAAATGATTAGCTCAATTTAGCGAATATTAATGTTGGATGCCAATTGTCCGCTTACATTAGGAATTGACTTTAGTCATCCTCTTAAACTAGCAAGGCTAAAAGTACAGACATgagtttgtaaaaataaaacaacaaacccATGTCTCTGGCAGGCTGGTAAAGGAGTTTACAGTAATTCACACATTGTCATCTTACCCATTTCAATTACAAGGAAAAGTTTCCTACATAGGTGTATAAAGTAAGGCCGAAtggttttggaaaataatttaattgcgATTTTGTTTCCCCCTGAATATTCCAAATGCCATTTAATAtgcaactttttattttttccaaggTCGtcgtgttgtgtatttttcaacaaacaCAAGCTATAAATCATACGGAAAGTATGAATAGACCTCCAATCTATGcatacgcagcacccctcattggccagtttaggtgacgtgataggtgcaccacgtgacttaaagttctgtcagttttattttagctcatatttattttaagctaccccgctaacccttctattttagccctaactctATCTCTAACCctggaaataccctaaaatgtttattcatttatttttttgtatatgtatttttaaaggtgaaatttgtcgtgttaaatatgtttcgAATCTACCGCAGCGGAAGGCAGAATCCTTAAGTCAagtgccttagaccactcggccatcctggcCGGGTGAAATGTCATGATCAGGCTTATCGTTTCAAGCCCATTCACACATccattcattgtttttattatttttttccccttgttACAGAAAGATGCATGATTTGCCaatcattattttaacaattgtcCCAGAATTAAATCCTCTACTGAGTATTTACTTTGCATTTGTTTCTACTCTTATTATTAGCTTGCAGATCAGTTTTGTAACGCCATCGGCGTCCTGCAGCAATGTGCACCTCCGGCATCTTTTAGCAACATCCAGACGGCCATCAACAAGGATCAGCCAGCAAACCCCACGGAAGGTTGGTTTGATCTGAATCCTGAAGTGGTTTTTCTGTCAATAATATCTGTCTGCTGCAGCCTGTCTCCAAGAATATccatgttgttattttttagaTTAGATCCTGGTGTTTACAGTTGAGTCAGCTGCTTTGCTTTTGTACTGATAATGGTTTATGTTCTTGTCTTGTGTCGGACGCCTGCATCTCCCAAACTGTTTAGTAAAGCTGTGTTTTTTACTGTTTAcgttttttatcctttttttattttgaagaactgcagtttaagattaaaaaaagtttgCTGTTTTACAGtatcttataataataataataataataataaggtgaTGTAACCATCTTgggcctatactacaaagcttgattacctcttatcgcgctaacttctgggattaaatcagtgtgtgctgtcctacgaagctggctaacgtcttacagggctaaatcaccatggtaacttaggctgaacgactaacctggtcgggaccaagttttgttctggctaggatctgagcgagtactaaagccccgcctctgACCTGTTCAATCAAAGGAACTGTAAatacatctctgtgtggatctgatgtgacagctggagagaaagagagagggagaaTACTTAACCTTTCATTTAcccaatgacatcctataggaaagatatagatttttatctgatggactgacctacatcagtcagctgataaagcctgcatGTGTCAGCTGCTTTCAGAccaatacatttattaactcattcattaATTTATGTATTCTGGGGTAATGCAAaaagcctcagtcctgtaaaataatatcaaatataaatacattccaCCTTATaatgtaggctgagctgtatgaacacagcatcagagccacggACAAGGTAAAAGAGAAAGTTAAACTTATCAGAGAGCGTTTATTctctgtttataatctcactaatttaagcattaacactcatgaattcctgcattaattacgtcctgcttttactgcagcaacagtgttgcttttgctctgaattatggattttaattctatatatttttaaagaattattcctcagctgtgacgtaagttgctctacacagtttctctgtgattgtgattgtgattggtctgacgctgtaatctcctcctctgtcactagagcgtgcacgtagccaggctgaaatcacctcgcTTAACTTAGCAAGTTGATATCTGGATTTGTAGGACAGTTTCTGTCTGACGGACAATGTTTGGTTATGTGAAGTctgctaacggagataaatccaggatataattatctagcttggTTGTATAGGCCCCTTGTGTTTAGCAACTCATAGTTGTGAAAGCACTCTTCCTTTAATATTCACTGCTGATTGTCTTTCACCGTCTCTTCCCAGAGTATGCTCAGCTGTTTGCAGCTCTCATAG
This genomic window from Gouania willdenowi chromosome 6, fGouWil2.1, whole genome shotgun sequence contains:
- the fgfr1op2 gene encoding FGFR1 oncogene partner 2 homolog; its protein translation is MTSPGMNCTLEKVLSDAKSLVERLRNHDNAAEMLIEQTTSLNKRVEAMKQYQEEIDALNQVARHRPRSSLVLGIQQENRQIRELQQENKELRSSLEEHQSALELIMTKYREQVFRLLMASKKDDPTIVTQLKEQHTTEMQVHIDKINEMASVMRKAIEVDEGQICEDEERIKQLESENCGLRELLGISREAFLILKQEESSENTSLSPLLTSADVSLRKS